One window from the genome of Bacillus mesophilus encodes:
- a CDS encoding DMT family transporter, with protein MGTNLTKAYLALALGIITVSCSAILVKFAEAPSSITAFYRIFFSVLIMTPLFLFKHVGELKAITKRDWIYSSIAGVFLALHFVLWFESLRFTSVASSVVLVTLQPIFAFLGTYLFFKEKFTFRSIMSAVLAVIGSIIISWGDFRISGLALWGDILALIACLLVTVYFLFGQDVRSRLSLVTYTFIVYLVSSVTLLIYVFFSGDPLFSYTSEQWMYFLLLAIFPTLLGHTMFNYALRWVSTSLISVTILIEPIGASILAYYLLNELIHIHQLVGGAVVISGICLFLLWKQKEVIIIENKIA; from the coding sequence ATGGGCACAAATTTAACGAAAGCTTATTTGGCTTTGGCACTAGGAATTATAACCGTTTCATGCTCAGCGATTTTGGTGAAATTTGCCGAGGCGCCTTCATCAATTACGGCATTTTATCGTATTTTTTTCTCCGTATTAATAATGACTCCGCTATTTCTATTTAAGCATGTTGGTGAACTTAAAGCTATCACAAAACGGGATTGGATCTATTCTTCAATTGCTGGTGTATTCTTAGCCCTGCATTTTGTTTTGTGGTTTGAGTCACTTAGATTTACATCTGTGGCAAGTTCGGTTGTGCTTGTAACTTTACAGCCCATATTCGCATTTTTAGGAACATATTTATTTTTTAAGGAGAAGTTTACTTTCCGTTCGATCATGAGTGCTGTATTAGCCGTAATAGGTAGTATCATAATCAGTTGGGGTGACTTTAGGATTAGTGGGCTTGCATTGTGGGGAGATATCCTCGCGTTAATAGCGTGTTTGTTAGTAACGGTATATTTCTTATTTGGTCAAGATGTAAGGAGTAGGTTGTCGTTAGTTACCTACACATTTATCGTGTATCTCGTTAGTTCTGTAACTTTACTGATCTATGTCTTTTTTAGTGGAGATCCCTTATTTTCTTATACCTCTGAACAGTGGATGTATTTCTTATTATTAGCTATTTTTCCGACTCTTTTAGGACATACGATGTTCAATTACGCGTTACGCTGGGTAAGTACTTCCCTTATATCAGTAACTATACTAATTGAACCGATTGGAGCTTCTATATTGGCCTATTACTTACTTAATGAGCTTATTCATATCCATCAATTAGTTGGAGGAGCAGTAGTTATATCGGGAATTTGTCTATTTCTGCTAT
- a CDS encoding oxidoreductase, with translation MKKTAVIVGASGLVGKSLLEILLSSDYYDHVKILVRNKLEITHNKLEQIKVNFDQLELYKEHLYAEDVFCCLGTTIKKAKTKEAFKLVDFEYPVKLALLSEECGVRNFLIITAMGSDVNSRFFYNQVKGEVEQEIHNIKIPAIHIFRPSLLLGNRDEFRLGEKFASSLTPLLNIFLTGGRKKYRPIQAKDVASAMYHAANIDHCGLFIYESDEIFTMSQ, from the coding sequence ATGAAAAAAACTGCAGTAATTGTTGGAGCAAGTGGATTAGTTGGGAAAAGCCTTTTAGAGATTTTACTAAGTAGTGACTATTATGACCACGTTAAAATATTAGTAAGAAATAAATTAGAAATCACACATAACAAATTAGAACAGATTAAAGTTAATTTCGATCAGTTAGAGTTATATAAAGAGCATTTATATGCGGAGGATGTTTTCTGTTGTCTTGGAACTACAATCAAGAAGGCAAAAACGAAAGAGGCCTTTAAGCTAGTCGACTTTGAATATCCTGTTAAGCTAGCCTTACTATCAGAAGAATGTGGTGTAAGAAATTTTTTAATCATTACCGCAATGGGCTCAGATGTAAATTCTAGGTTCTTTTACAATCAGGTCAAAGGTGAAGTAGAGCAAGAGATACATAATATTAAAATCCCAGCTATTCACATTTTTAGACCTTCTCTCCTACTAGGTAACCGTGATGAATTTCGTTTAGGAGAAAAATTCGCATCCTCCCTTACACCACTATTAAATATCTTTTTAACGGGTGGACGAAAAAAATATCGTCCTATTCAAGCAAAGGATGTTGCATCTGCTATGTATCATGCAGCTAATATTGATCATTGTGGACTATTTATATATGAGTCAGATGAGATTTTTACGATGAGTCAGTAG
- a CDS encoding DUF4359 domain-containing protein, with translation MKKRYVIGSILGVLVLLMVFLNPGQDRYVSWVADRLTEEKGILVNIGVDYVAKPIIDTSTTKKDFFFFTVYHTNLLTDKDMITLGIMNQFVPIKSIAFEK, from the coding sequence TTGAAGAAAAGATATGTTATAGGAAGTATACTTGGGGTTTTGGTTTTGTTAATGGTGTTTTTAAACCCAGGTCAGGATAGATATGTTTCATGGGTGGCAGATCGCTTAACAGAGGAAAAGGGTATTTTAGTTAATATAGGAGTCGACTATGTTGCTAAACCCATTATAGACACCTCGACAACGAAAAAGGATTTCTTCTTTTTCACGGTTTATCATACAAACCTTTTAACAGATAAAGATATGATAACATTAGGAATCATGAATCAGTTTGTTCCTATTAAGAGCATAGCTTTTGAGAAATAA
- a CDS encoding adenylate/guanylate cyclase domain-containing protein: MLSHTSESLTSYLSNYIIRKVQNDRIIEGPKEDFYKGAILFADLSKFTSLTEQLMKKGSIGLEELSTVLNGYFNKIISLVTEHGGEVVSFAGDALIAVWNSEDDEQLSLSTKYAVICGAAMQEYISSTQTTENIQLSMRVLISAGSYKVSFVGGIKGKWEVVLSGEAVVQLHTLENAYELKKVLLSPQTYKLLAINEDNLEDLNLLTTSIITTPTLEIPEEQQTLYEPYLPPSVLSTISENQTDWSAEYRFVTVMFVHLPDYYKGDASLDVVHKVIRSIQDILNFYNGSLHKMSIDEKGVSVISAMGLPSLTHEDDGLRLIKAAISISTNLKEMDVNHSIGIASGLVFCGTIGNRIKREYTMIGDVVNLAARLMSIGKMSIFCDDATFQLTQNEFHFGKPEHILLKGLSSHIPVYSPIGLKGKNTSTYNQAFVGRLIEEEVLKNRLARYEYGESSIVFMQGEAGIGKTQLLQRLIEEAKTFNYNVLTGSGDSIERLTPYYAWRPIFHEILNVHTLPEDALLRQKEIQQKIERELPHVKHLCPLLNVVLSLDLPDNEWTRPMTGRVRADNTHQLFIEVLRYYIGTTPTVIMLDDAHWVDSASWSFLLSYLNHCSPSFIVMSMRPEFSNLPPEYSVIESKEDSIKIKLDVLTFGETNQLISQCLGIQNLPSKISSFIYAKTEGHPFFSEELAYALRDGGMITITGDVCEINMEKWDLVQVQFPNSIQGVITSRIDRLSYSEQLGLKTASVIGRSFTYSALEGIYPIVKETDRLSDYLYAYEQLNLTMLEEVNPELTYMFKHILTQEVTYHMLVHSQRKQLHLALAEWYEEKFSSDLSPYYSVLAYHWDQAEVPLKTLEYLELAGNQSMETGAYPDAVKLFSELIEKAEGKVDLYSRNKQGVWHRLLGESYMGIGDMIKAEASLKKALTLLGNGVKDSRILYKLSMLQQVSIQILHRAIPNYFITSTKVVEDILEQARCYFRLSEIYFFTNKPMDNLYCSLRGLNLAEKSGPSLELAQITGNMCVTAGILTFYPLARTYRNQALKVVEQVDDLRAKAWASMDISLYHIGVGEWEDSLKHSILAMGIYEKIGDRRYWEACSYLYVKALAFHLADYEKSSLLANEIYQSGKKSGNAQAQSWGLLGQAECYIYQEQYQDAIELLTEAEDLIKINIGLIEEIRVYSQLAVSYLKLNQLELSFQFAEKALTLIMLSAPTAYYAYDSYAAVVEVYLNRVQHQPEMTEKFEQALGELKKFAKIFPIAWSRYYFYKAKYSINNDLEKQALKYRRESLKWAEKLDMPYEKKINGKGL, translated from the coding sequence ATGTTAAGTCATACGTCAGAATCACTAACAAGTTATTTATCTAATTACATTATAAGGAAGGTTCAAAATGACAGAATTATAGAAGGTCCTAAAGAGGATTTCTATAAGGGGGCCATTTTATTTGCAGATTTGTCGAAGTTTACAAGTTTAACGGAACAGTTAATGAAAAAAGGTTCAATTGGATTAGAAGAACTTTCTACTGTTTTGAATGGATACTTTAATAAAATTATTAGTTTGGTTACAGAGCATGGAGGAGAGGTTGTCAGCTTTGCTGGTGACGCACTGATCGCGGTCTGGAATAGTGAGGATGATGAACAGCTATCGTTATCCACTAAGTATGCGGTAATATGTGGTGCAGCTATGCAGGAATATATTTCGTCAACTCAAACTACTGAAAACATACAGTTATCGATGCGTGTACTAATTAGTGCAGGTTCTTATAAAGTATCGTTTGTAGGTGGCATAAAAGGAAAATGGGAAGTGGTGTTATCAGGTGAGGCTGTCGTTCAATTGCATACACTTGAAAATGCTTATGAACTAAAAAAGGTATTACTATCACCTCAGACTTACAAATTGCTTGCTATCAATGAAGATAATTTGGAAGATTTAAATTTACTTACGACTTCCATAATTACAACTCCAACATTAGAAATACCAGAAGAACAACAAACCTTATACGAACCTTATCTACCACCTTCTGTCCTGAGTACCATCTCTGAGAATCAGACAGATTGGTCGGCGGAATACCGATTTGTTACTGTCATGTTCGTCCATCTTCCAGACTACTATAAAGGTGATGCTTCGTTAGATGTAGTTCATAAAGTAATTAGAAGTATTCAAGATATCCTCAATTTTTATAACGGATCATTACATAAAATGAGTATAGATGAAAAAGGGGTATCAGTTATTTCAGCCATGGGTCTGCCATCATTAACACATGAAGATGATGGTCTAAGATTGATTAAAGCAGCAATTAGTATTTCTACGAATTTGAAAGAGATGGATGTCAACCATTCAATTGGAATAGCAAGTGGGTTGGTGTTCTGTGGAACAATAGGGAATAGAATTAAGCGCGAGTATACGATGATAGGGGATGTTGTAAATCTTGCAGCTAGACTTATGAGCATAGGGAAGATGTCCATATTCTGTGATGATGCCACTTTCCAATTAACTCAAAATGAGTTTCACTTTGGGAAACCAGAACATATTCTATTAAAGGGGCTATCATCTCATATACCGGTGTATAGTCCAATCGGTCTAAAAGGTAAAAACACTTCAACTTACAACCAAGCATTTGTTGGTCGACTAATAGAAGAGGAAGTGCTTAAGAACCGATTAGCTCGTTACGAATACGGAGAAAGTAGCATTGTTTTTATGCAAGGCGAAGCGGGCATTGGAAAAACGCAACTTCTTCAAAGATTGATAGAGGAAGCAAAAACGTTTAACTACAATGTTCTTACAGGATCAGGGGATTCTATAGAAAGGTTGACCCCTTACTATGCTTGGAGACCGATCTTTCATGAGATACTGAATGTACATACGTTACCAGAAGACGCATTACTTCGACAAAAAGAGATTCAGCAAAAAATTGAAAGAGAATTGCCTCATGTAAAACATCTTTGTCCATTGTTAAATGTGGTGCTTTCTTTAGATTTACCAGATAATGAATGGACAAGACCGATGACAGGACGTGTGCGAGCAGACAATACTCATCAGTTATTTATCGAGGTTTTACGATATTATATTGGAACCACTCCTACCGTTATTATGTTAGATGATGCACATTGGGTGGATTCTGCCTCTTGGTCATTCTTATTATCTTACTTAAATCATTGTTCTCCTAGTTTTATAGTTATGTCAATGAGACCAGAATTCTCAAATCTACCTCCTGAATATTCTGTGATAGAAAGTAAAGAAGATAGTATCAAAATTAAATTAGACGTACTAACCTTTGGTGAAACTAATCAACTTATTTCCCAATGTTTAGGTATTCAGAATTTGCCATCTAAAATAAGTTCGTTTATCTACGCTAAAACAGAAGGACATCCATTTTTCAGTGAAGAATTGGCTTATGCTTTGCGTGATGGTGGAATGATCACTATTACAGGGGATGTTTGTGAAATCAATATGGAGAAGTGGGATTTAGTTCAAGTTCAATTCCCTAATTCCATACAAGGGGTTATTACAAGTAGAATCGATCGACTATCCTATTCAGAGCAACTTGGATTAAAGACTGCAAGCGTAATAGGTAGGTCATTTACTTATTCAGCACTAGAGGGGATTTACCCCATTGTAAAAGAAACCGACAGACTGTCAGACTATCTATATGCCTATGAACAACTGAACCTCACGATGCTAGAAGAAGTGAATCCAGAACTTACGTATATGTTTAAGCACATTCTTACTCAAGAAGTAACGTATCATATGCTCGTGCATTCACAAAGAAAACAACTGCATCTTGCATTGGCAGAATGGTATGAAGAAAAATTCTCATCGGACCTATCACCATATTATAGCGTTTTAGCCTATCACTGGGATCAAGCAGAAGTGCCTCTTAAAACATTGGAGTATTTAGAGCTTGCAGGTAATCAATCCATGGAAACGGGTGCTTATCCTGATGCAGTAAAACTATTTAGTGAGTTGATTGAGAAAGCAGAAGGGAAGGTAGATTTATATAGTAGAAATAAACAAGGTGTTTGGCATCGTTTACTAGGAGAATCCTATATGGGGATAGGGGATATGATTAAAGCTGAGGCAAGCTTGAAAAAGGCTCTGACTCTGTTAGGGAACGGAGTGAAAGATAGCCGAATCTTATATAAGCTTTCGATGTTACAACAAGTTTCCATTCAGATTCTTCACAGAGCAATACCGAACTATTTTATTACATCTACTAAAGTAGTGGAGGATATTTTGGAACAAGCAAGATGTTATTTCCGTTTATCAGAAATCTACTTCTTTACTAATAAGCCGATGGACAATCTATATTGCTCTTTACGGGGACTTAATCTTGCGGAAAAGTCAGGTCCGTCTCTGGAGTTAGCTCAGATTACGGGGAATATGTGTGTAACTGCTGGAATTTTGACCTTCTATCCCTTAGCTCGAACTTATAGGAATCAGGCATTAAAGGTTGTAGAACAAGTGGACGATTTACGGGCAAAAGCTTGGGCTAGTATGGATATCTCTTTATACCACATAGGAGTAGGGGAATGGGAAGATTCGCTGAAACATAGCATTTTGGCAATGGGTATATATGAGAAAATCGGAGATCGAAGATACTGGGAGGCTTGTTCTTACCTGTATGTAAAAGCCCTTGCTTTTCATCTTGCTGATTATGAAAAAAGCTCCTTACTTGCAAATGAGATTTACCAATCGGGTAAGAAGAGTGGGAATGCACAGGCCCAATCATGGGGGTTACTAGGACAAGCAGAATGTTACATTTACCAAGAGCAATACCAAGATGCGATAGAATTACTAACTGAAGCAGAAGACTTAATTAAAATTAACATCGGATTAATTGAAGAAATAAGAGTTTATAGTCAACTAGCAGTTTCCTATTTAAAACTTAATCAGCTAGAACTGTCATTTCAATTTGCCGAAAAAGCATTAACACTAATTATGTTATCAGCTCCTACTGCTTACTATGCCTATGATAGCTATGCAGCTGTGGTAGAGGTCTATCTAAACAGAGTTCAACATCAACCTGAAATGACGGAGAAGTTTGAGCAAGCATTAGGTGAGCTTAAAAAGTTTGCGAAGATTTTCCCAATCGCTTGGTCAAGATATTATTTTTACAAAGCTAAATATTCGATCAATAATGATCTTGAAAAACAAGCTCTCAAATATAGAAGAGAAAGCCTAAAGTGGGCGGAAAAGCTAGATATGCCTTATGAGAAAAAGATAAATGGAAAAGGTTTATAG
- the aepX gene encoding phosphoenolpyruvate mutase, whose amino-acid sequence MKKKTTQLRDILSSPKLDFLMEAHNGLSAKIVEETGFKGIWASGLSLSASMGLRDNNEASWTDVLNVLENMSDATEIPILLDGDTGYGNFNNARRLVKKLEQLNIAGVCIEDKLFPKTNSFINGDAQPLASIEEFSGKIKAMKDTQLDEDFMVVARVEAFIAGWGLKEALKRAEAYRKAGADAILMHSKKSSIKEIEMFMKEWGGRHPVVIVPTKYYKTPSDEFRKLGVNAVIWANHNLRAAINAMQQISKQIFKDESLIHVENQIVGVDEIFRLQNVDELQKAEKKYLPETIQIDPTGEQGD is encoded by the coding sequence ATGAAGAAGAAGACAACTCAACTTAGGGATATACTAAGTTCTCCAAAACTCGATTTTTTGATGGAAGCCCATAACGGACTATCAGCCAAGATTGTCGAAGAAACCGGTTTTAAGGGAATCTGGGCAAGCGGCCTTTCTCTTTCTGCTTCCATGGGGCTCAGAGATAATAACGAAGCATCTTGGACCGATGTATTAAATGTACTTGAAAATATGAGCGACGCGACAGAGATTCCGATCCTTTTAGATGGTGACACAGGATATGGAAATTTTAATAATGCCAGAAGGCTTGTTAAGAAACTTGAACAATTAAACATAGCAGGTGTTTGTATTGAGGATAAGCTTTTTCCGAAAACAAACTCGTTTATAAATGGCGACGCACAGCCTCTTGCTTCAATTGAGGAGTTTTCAGGGAAAATAAAAGCAATGAAAGATACTCAACTCGATGAAGATTTTATGGTTGTTGCTAGAGTAGAAGCATTTATTGCCGGATGGGGTCTCAAGGAAGCATTAAAGCGGGCAGAGGCCTATCGGAAGGCAGGAGCAGATGCTATTTTAATGCATAGTAAAAAATCTTCTATTAAAGAAATTGAAATGTTTATGAAGGAATGGGGAGGCAGGCACCCTGTTGTGATTGTTCCTACGAAATATTATAAAACTCCAAGCGATGAGTTTAGAAAATTGGGAGTAAATGCAGTTATATGGGCAAATCACAATTTACGAGCTGCAATCAACGCTATGCAACAAATATCAAAACAAATATTTAAAGATGAAAGCCTTATTCATGTAGAAAATCAAATTGTTGGTGTTGACGAGATTTTCCGGCTTCAAAATGTTGATGAGCTTCAAAAAGCAGAAAAGAAATATTTACCTGAAACAATACAGATAGACCCTACCGGGGAGCAAGGTGATTAA
- the aepY gene encoding phosphonopyruvate decarboxylase codes for MLDTQTFGNDLKALGFDFYTGVPCSFLKDLINYSINECDYIAAVNEGDAVAIASGAFLGGRKPVVLMQNSGLTNAVSPLTSLTYPFKIPVLGFVSLRGEPGLSDEPQHELMGEITGEMLDLMQIKWDILSPIEHVARTQVKKAAEFIDKQEPYFFVVKKGTFKKEKLMKDFTVNNKNKNKQGKIAEDQMPTRYETLSAINQLKDDKTIQLATTGKTGRELYEIEDAVNNLYMVGSMGCVSSLGLGLAYTRQDKEVVVIDGDGSLLMRMGSLATNGFYQPKNMLHIILDNQSHDSTGGQNTVSNNVNFVEIASANGYENSFYVHSLEELQMRIVDWKKEKGLTFLYIKITPGSKENLGRPKVTPAEVKARLKRFIN; via the coding sequence ATGCTAGATACACAAACATTCGGAAATGACCTTAAAGCGCTTGGTTTTGACTTTTATACTGGTGTACCATGTTCCTTTTTAAAAGATCTCATCAACTATTCAATTAATGAATGTGATTATATAGCTGCAGTCAATGAAGGTGATGCAGTCGCAATAGCCTCTGGAGCTTTTTTAGGGGGAAGAAAACCCGTAGTTTTAATGCAAAACTCAGGATTAACAAATGCCGTTTCTCCATTAACTTCCTTAACCTATCCTTTTAAAATCCCAGTCCTTGGATTCGTTAGCCTACGGGGTGAACCAGGTTTAAGTGATGAACCCCAGCATGAACTTATGGGTGAAATTACAGGTGAAATGTTGGACTTGATGCAAATAAAATGGGACATTTTATCTCCAATAGAACATGTAGCCAGAACACAAGTGAAAAAAGCAGCTGAGTTCATTGATAAACAAGAACCCTATTTCTTTGTCGTAAAAAAAGGGACATTCAAAAAAGAAAAATTAATGAAAGACTTCACCGTGAACAATAAAAATAAAAACAAACAAGGAAAGATTGCTGAGGACCAAATGCCAACCCGCTATGAAACTCTTAGTGCGATCAACCAATTAAAAGATGACAAAACTATTCAGTTAGCAACAACCGGTAAAACTGGTCGAGAACTATACGAAATTGAAGATGCCGTCAACAATTTATATATGGTTGGTTCCATGGGATGTGTTAGTTCCCTTGGACTTGGATTAGCTTATACTCGTCAGGACAAAGAAGTGGTGGTCATTGATGGAGATGGATCCTTGCTAATGAGGATGGGAAGCTTAGCGACAAATGGATTCTACCAGCCTAAAAATATGCTTCACATAATACTGGATAATCAGTCACATGATTCAACTGGTGGGCAGAATACTGTTTCCAACAATGTTAACTTTGTTGAAATTGCTTCCGCGAATGGCTATGAAAACTCTTTCTATGTACACAGTTTAGAAGAGCTTCAAATGAGAATAGTAGATTGGAAGAAAGAAAAAGGACTTACTTTTTTATATATAAAGATAACTCCAGGGTCCAAAGAAAATCTTGGACGCCCCAAAGTCACCCCGGCAGAAGTGAAGGCTCGTCTCAAACGATTTATCAATTAA
- a CDS encoding 2-aminoethylphosphonate aminotransferase, with product MTKLKRNILLNPGPATTTDTVKFAQVVPDICPREREFCNVINEVSLELTSLVANTEEYSTVLFGGSGTAAVESILSSVANDGVIIIINNGLYGVRMCEIAEAYSLDWVEFQSPYDCAINIKELREFILNFPRKVSYLAVVHNETTTGLLNDIEKIGKICREQNIEMIVDAMSSYAAIPIQMKKMNISFLAASSNKNLQGMAGVSFVIAKTIELQKQKEVKPSNYYLNLYSQFQTFTETGQMRFTPPVQTIYALKQAILELKEEGIDERYKRYSELWEILVAGLSRLGLTHLISKKNHSKIITAILEPDCTAYNFNHMHDYFYNYGITIYPGKLNNLNSFRIANIGDLTIEDMEVFLRLLESYLQEIGYFYKKGVSDHGEME from the coding sequence ATGACTAAATTAAAGCGGAACATATTATTAAATCCAGGTCCAGCTACAACAACTGACACTGTTAAATTTGCACAAGTAGTTCCTGACATTTGCCCCCGTGAAAGGGAGTTCTGCAACGTTATAAATGAAGTTTCATTAGAACTCACGAGCCTCGTCGCTAATACCGAGGAATATTCAACTGTATTGTTCGGGGGATCTGGAACTGCTGCAGTAGAGTCTATCCTAAGTTCAGTTGCGAATGATGGAGTAATAATCATTATTAACAATGGCCTATACGGAGTTAGGATGTGTGAAATTGCAGAAGCGTATAGTCTTGATTGGGTTGAATTTCAGAGTCCGTATGATTGTGCAATTAACATAAAAGAATTGCGAGAATTTATATTGAATTTCCCCCGAAAAGTATCCTATTTAGCTGTTGTTCATAATGAAACAACGACAGGATTATTGAATGATATTGAGAAGATCGGCAAGATTTGTAGAGAGCAAAATATTGAAATGATTGTGGACGCAATGAGTTCTTATGCTGCTATTCCTATACAGATGAAAAAAATGAACATTAGTTTTCTTGCTGCAAGCTCAAATAAAAATCTCCAAGGAATGGCAGGGGTCTCTTTTGTAATTGCTAAGACCATTGAATTACAAAAGCAAAAAGAAGTAAAGCCTTCCAACTACTATTTAAACCTATATTCACAGTTTCAAACCTTTACAGAAACAGGCCAGATGCGTTTTACTCCACCCGTGCAGACAATCTATGCACTAAAACAAGCCATCCTAGAATTAAAAGAAGAAGGGATAGATGAAAGGTATAAACGATATAGCGAGTTATGGGAAATTTTAGTGGCAGGCCTTTCAAGATTAGGCTTAACACATCTTATCTCAAAAAAGAATCATTCAAAAATTATCACCGCTATATTAGAACCTGATTGTACTGCATATAACTTCAACCACATGCATGATTATTTTTACAATTATGGGATTACCATCTATCCTGGGAAGCTTAACAATTTAAACTCCTTTAGAATAGCAAACATTGGTGATCTTACTATAGAAGATATGGAAGTATTTTTAAGATTATTAGAAAGCTACCTACAAGAAATTGGTTACTTCTATAAGAAAGGTGTGAGCGATCATGGTGAAATGGAATAA
- a CDS encoding YheC/YheD family protein, translating to MKWNKWKKYITLRKNKRVVPHLPKTIRFSSKQKLWNFVKEHQTVIIKPRAGSRGRKIYKITSRESDNVEIHYLSRKNHFTDMDSAHAHLKEEIKKTSSYIVQEYIPLATVQGRPFDIRVIVQKQKHTNKWIVTGKVAKLAGEDFFVTNNRLSKGKVLPVTKAIKASNIYESKRNSKVLVSELERISLLAAKTLEGFYSSNNIFGLDMAIDRDGHIWIIEANLKPLLSHFSKLKNKKMYRKIKKLKRYHSRKKKERDI from the coding sequence GTGAAATGGAATAAGTGGAAAAAGTATATAACCTTAAGAAAAAATAAAAGAGTTGTGCCACATCTCCCCAAAACGATAAGGTTTTCTTCAAAACAAAAACTATGGAATTTCGTTAAAGAACACCAAACAGTGATTATAAAACCACGAGCAGGAAGCCGAGGGAGAAAGATATATAAAATTACGTCAAGAGAATCAGATAATGTTGAAATCCATTATTTAAGTAGGAAGAATCACTTTACAGATATGGATAGTGCCCACGCTCACTTAAAAGAAGAAATAAAAAAAACTAGCTCCTATATAGTACAGGAGTATATCCCTTTGGCTACTGTCCAAGGTAGGCCATTTGATATTCGGGTAATTGTCCAAAAACAAAAGCACACGAATAAGTGGATTGTTACAGGTAAAGTTGCAAAATTAGCAGGGGAAGATTTCTTTGTAACTAACAATAGATTAAGTAAGGGGAAAGTTTTGCCTGTTACCAAAGCTATTAAAGCCTCTAATATATACGAATCAAAAAGAAATAGTAAAGTATTAGTATCAGAATTAGAGCGAATATCCTTGCTAGCTGCAAAAACATTAGAAGGATTTTATAGTAGCAATAACATATTTGGTTTGGATATGGCCATAGATCGTGACGGGCATATTTGGATTATTGAGGCAAACTTAAAACCTTTACTCTCCCACTTTTCTAAACTGAAAAATAAAAAAATGTACCGTAAAATAAAGAAACTAAAGAGATACCATAGTAGAAAAAAGAAGGAGAGGGATATTTAG